In Euzebyales bacterium, the following are encoded in one genomic region:
- a CDS encoding DUF4062 domain-containing protein, which produces MILTPDQRLRVFISSTLDLTKERAAARRSVETLNLTPVMFEAGARPHPPRALYSAYVGQSDVFVAIYARRYGWTAPGMEVSGLEDEFLLSTGMPRLVYIQANVDREPQLQGFLARVRDAGLSYKPFATAADLGELLKNDLIVLLTERFHAPAGDSGAARRPRPAPLPRPATPLFGRAADVAEIVAQLRRGDVRLLTLVGAGGIGKTRLAIETARLLTPEFTDGTYYVSLAALREPDLLADTIASALDVAATDASPAVASVADAIGDGRTLLVLDNFEQVVAAAPVVAELIEGCARLTVIATSRTALRLRGEREYPVTPLTVPTEGASTARVRESAAVQLFVHAVEAVRPDFDPDERAMAAIVAICRELDGLPLALELTAATVRILTPEMLLGRLQDRFPDLGDARRDMPARHQSLRATIAWSYDLLDGPTRDAFAQLSAFRGGFTLASAERVCDVEGDVMSAVASLAGQSLVRTDVQAEHGVRFSMLGAIRQFARELLDRSAGRDAVLARHARTFLELAAGVGRPGGRRPATLDAVEIELDNVRQAFSWSLAKDDPDPVADVLWESWWFWWMRGYLTEGRLWADRCLQAPQLGREPRARVLAARAMFAIWSGDYAFAAPALLEAAEVARETGDDRSLGYADVAVGLVRGMTGAMDDGMAIMRRGVATFERIGDAVGATTGFVAMSWVQGITRQFDDTDEMLRDAMRRARAIDSVVDLGIVEGALAQFRMSRGENEGVHDLIGASLEHLAEVRHIASTILTLEVIAELGVRAHAPRSAVAILGATTAIRSSMGTRVPPQAATRLAELQATGRRRLGDDFDGALALGAAMDFAGAVALGRAALSELRQAEAERVPDGA; this is translated from the coding sequence GTGATCCTGACCCCCGACCAGCGGCTGCGCGTCTTCATCTCCTCGACGCTGGACCTGACCAAGGAGCGGGCGGCGGCCAGGCGTTCGGTCGAGACGCTCAACCTGACGCCGGTGATGTTCGAGGCCGGCGCACGCCCGCACCCGCCCCGCGCGCTCTACAGCGCCTACGTCGGACAGAGCGACGTCTTCGTCGCCATCTACGCGCGTCGCTACGGGTGGACCGCACCGGGCATGGAGGTCTCGGGCCTCGAGGACGAGTTCCTCCTCTCCACCGGCATGCCGCGCCTCGTCTACATCCAGGCGAACGTCGACCGGGAGCCGCAGCTGCAGGGCTTCCTCGCGCGGGTGCGTGACGCCGGCCTGTCGTACAAGCCGTTCGCCACCGCCGCCGACCTGGGGGAGCTGCTCAAGAACGACCTGATCGTGCTGCTGACCGAACGGTTCCACGCACCCGCCGGCGACAGCGGAGCCGCCCGGCGACCCCGACCCGCACCGCTGCCGCGGCCGGCCACCCCGTTGTTCGGGCGCGCCGCCGACGTCGCCGAGATCGTCGCCCAGCTGCGGCGCGGTGACGTCCGGCTGCTCACCCTCGTCGGCGCCGGTGGGATCGGCAAGACACGCCTGGCGATCGAGACCGCGCGCCTGCTCACACCAGAATTCACCGACGGCACGTACTACGTCTCGCTGGCGGCGTTGCGCGAGCCGGACCTCTTGGCGGACACGATCGCCTCGGCCCTGGACGTCGCGGCGACCGACGCGTCGCCTGCCGTCGCCTCCGTCGCCGATGCCATCGGCGACGGGCGCACGCTGCTCGTCCTGGACAACTTCGAGCAGGTTGTGGCGGCGGCGCCGGTCGTGGCGGAGCTGATCGAGGGCTGCGCGCGGCTGACGGTCATCGCCACCAGCCGCACGGCCCTCCGTCTGCGCGGCGAGCGGGAGTACCCCGTGACGCCGCTGACGGTGCCGACCGAGGGCGCCTCGACAGCACGCGTGCGCGAGTCCGCGGCCGTCCAGCTGTTCGTCCACGCGGTCGAAGCCGTGCGGCCTGACTTCGATCCCGACGAACGCGCGATGGCCGCGATCGTCGCCATCTGCCGTGAGCTCGACGGCCTTCCGCTGGCGCTCGAGCTGACCGCGGCCACCGTCAGGATCCTGACGCCCGAGATGCTGCTCGGCCGCCTCCAGGACCGGTTCCCCGACCTGGGTGACGCCCGGCGCGACATGCCTGCGCGCCACCAGAGCCTGCGTGCCACGATCGCCTGGAGCTACGACCTGCTGGACGGACCCACCAGGGACGCCTTCGCGCAGCTCAGCGCGTTCCGGGGTGGGTTCACCTTGGCGTCGGCGGAGCGGGTGTGCGACGTCGAGGGCGACGTGATGTCGGCGGTCGCGTCGCTCGCGGGGCAGAGCCTCGTGCGCACCGACGTACAGGCGGAGCACGGTGTCCGCTTCTCCATGCTCGGCGCCATCCGGCAGTTCGCTCGGGAGCTGCTGGACCGCAGCGCCGGACGGGACGCCGTGCTCGCGCGCCACGCTCGCACATTCCTGGAGCTGGCCGCCGGCGTCGGACGGCCCGGGGGGCGGCGCCCTGCGACGCTCGACGCCGTGGAGATCGAGCTCGACAACGTCCGGCAGGCATTCAGCTGGTCGCTCGCGAAGGATGATCCGGATCCGGTGGCCGACGTCCTCTGGGAGTCGTGGTGGTTCTGGTGGATGCGCGGGTACCTCACGGAGGGCAGGCTGTGGGCCGACCGCTGCCTCCAGGCGCCGCAGCTCGGACGCGAGCCGCGCGCACGCGTCCTCGCGGCGCGAGCCATGTTCGCCATCTGGTCCGGTGATTACGCGTTCGCGGCACCGGCACTGCTGGAGGCCGCCGAGGTCGCGCGTGAGACCGGCGACGACCGCAGCCTCGGGTACGCGGACGTCGCGGTCGGCCTCGTCCGCGGCATGACGGGCGCGATGGACGACGGCATGGCGATCATGCGGCGCGGCGTCGCCACGTTCGAGCGGATCGGCGACGCCGTCGGCGCGACGACCGGGTTCGTCGCGATGAGCTGGGTGCAGGGCATCACGCGTCAGTTCGACGATACCGACGAGATGCTCCGGGACGCCATGAGGCGGGCCCGGGCGATCGACTCGGTCGTCGACCTGGGGATCGTCGAGGGCGCACTCGCGCAGTTCCGCATGAGCCGCGGCGAGAACGAGGGCGTGCACGATCTGATCGGGGCATCCCTCGAGCACCTGGCAGAGGTGCGCCACATCGCGTCGACCATCCTGACGCTGGAGGTCATCGCCGAACTCGGCGTCCGTGCCCATGCACCCCGCAGCGCCGTGGCGATCCTCGGAGCGACCACGGCGATCCGGTCGTCGATGGGCACGCGTGTCCCACCGCAGGCGGCGACGCGGCTGGCCGAGCTGCAGGCGACCGGCCGCCGACGGCTGGGCGACGACTTCGACGGCGCGCTTGCGCTTGGCGCCGCGATGGACTTCGCGGGAGCGGTCGCACTGGGACGCGCGGCACTCAGTGAGCTCCGCCAAGCCGAGGCGGAGCGTGTCCCCGACGGCGCATGA
- a CDS encoding BTAD domain-containing putative transcriptional regulator → MEATVEIRVLGSFEVLVDGTPRGIPGAGERVLLALLACAGDRTVGKDRLIDELWGEQLPANPRNALHLRVSKLRRVIGDALVSDPPGYRLDVGEGEVDARRFEQLVAARRHAAALALWRGPPLEEFADHVWARAEAARLTGLRATAVEDWIDERLAAGENASVVAELERLVAADPLRERLRGQLMTALYRCGRTADALAVYRDVYQLLDEELGVTPSVPLRRLQEAILRQDAALDAVAAVPAAQGNLPTPLSSVVGRELEVSRLLELSSGRRLVTVTGPGGIGKTTVALAAARRAVDDHAHGVWLVRLSSVRDGAGIPTAIADALDLPTAEATSVRQLVISWLAPRRALLVLDNCEHLIDACAEYVEALLVSAGDALRVVATSREALGVHGEVQMPVAPLPPDDAVMLFADRAAAVRPGFDATAAEPAVRHICERLDGMPLAIELAAGQVAMLSPDEIAARLDDRFRLLTGGPRTAEARHRTLRAAVAWSHELLTPAEQTLFRQLAVFAGGWTLEAAEAVCTVDGDDVLDLLGRLVRQSLVVAEGSRFRMLETIRVYAAQLLEEDGGAATVRERHARFFTDLAEAIEPALRGGEQSRSLASLHAEDANLRLALGWAREHALSAPDVGLRLAGALGWYWYVGRQVDGRVQLRATLDAVGAGSPAARARALQALSLALRPAGCIVHPSAHAAAAAEESRALFTTVGDTARAALSQLLTAVEAVAGADVERHLAAVADARRALQACGDPWGVALADFVETEIVLYHGSTAQALALGRRAAKAFDALADTWGRSAVRLHLGVGLRLAGRCDEADVMLHEAVRLTRDRGLPNNLARSLIELGETALHRGNPTEADRWLGHGERIARDLADESMLALVALARGTAARLRDDPEVARLPYADALDRCERNHVPRGVARALAGIAAAALDEGRADDAVATHLGRAGDIAEQIGDALLRATVLEQLARLAALRGDDDARARCLADAADLRARHSRPRAAVDERDTQRMVTTTS, encoded by the coding sequence GTGGAGGCCACGGTGGAGATCCGCGTGCTGGGGTCCTTCGAGGTCCTGGTCGATGGGACGCCGCGGGGCATCCCCGGAGCCGGGGAGCGGGTGTTGCTCGCGCTGCTCGCGTGCGCCGGCGACCGGACGGTCGGCAAGGACCGGTTGATCGACGAGCTGTGGGGTGAGCAGCTGCCCGCGAATCCTCGCAACGCGCTGCACCTGCGCGTCTCGAAGCTGCGCCGCGTGATCGGCGACGCGCTGGTGTCCGATCCGCCGGGGTACCGCCTCGACGTCGGCGAGGGTGAGGTGGACGCCAGGCGCTTCGAGCAGCTGGTCGCGGCGCGGCGGCATGCGGCGGCGCTGGCGCTGTGGCGGGGTCCGCCCCTGGAGGAGTTCGCCGACCACGTGTGGGCGCGGGCGGAGGCGGCGCGGCTGACCGGATTGCGCGCGACGGCGGTCGAGGACTGGATCGACGAGCGGCTCGCCGCGGGCGAGAACGCCAGCGTGGTCGCCGAGCTGGAGCGGTTGGTCGCGGCGGATCCCCTGCGCGAGCGGTTGCGCGGCCAGCTGATGACGGCGCTGTACCGCTGCGGGCGCACGGCCGACGCGTTGGCCGTGTACCGGGACGTGTACCAGCTGCTCGACGAGGAGCTCGGTGTGACGCCATCGGTGCCGTTGCGTCGACTGCAGGAGGCGATCCTGCGACAGGACGCCGCGCTGGACGCGGTGGCGGCAGTGCCCGCGGCGCAGGGGAACCTGCCGACCCCGCTCAGCTCGGTCGTCGGCCGCGAGCTGGAGGTGTCCCGCCTGCTCGAGCTGTCATCCGGCCGTCGGCTGGTCACCGTCACCGGACCCGGCGGCATCGGCAAGACCACGGTCGCGCTGGCTGCCGCACGTCGAGCAGTCGATGACCATGCGCACGGCGTATGGCTCGTGCGGCTGTCCAGCGTGCGCGACGGAGCGGGGATCCCCACCGCGATCGCCGATGCGCTCGACCTGCCCACCGCCGAAGCCACCTCGGTCCGGCAGCTGGTGATCTCGTGGCTGGCTCCACGCCGCGCGCTGCTGGTGCTGGACAACTGCGAGCACCTCATCGATGCCTGTGCCGAGTACGTCGAGGCGCTGCTCGTGTCGGCCGGTGACGCGTTGCGGGTCGTCGCGACCAGCCGGGAGGCGCTGGGTGTCCACGGTGAGGTGCAGATGCCCGTCGCGCCGCTGCCACCGGACGACGCGGTCATGCTGTTCGCCGACCGGGCGGCCGCCGTCCGGCCCGGGTTCGACGCGACGGCGGCCGAACCCGCCGTGCGCCACATCTGCGAGCGGCTCGACGGTATGCCGCTGGCGATCGAGCTGGCGGCCGGACAGGTGGCGATGCTCAGCCCGGACGAGATCGCCGCGCGCCTCGACGACCGATTCCGCCTGCTGACCGGTGGACCGCGGACCGCCGAGGCGCGTCATCGGACGCTGCGCGCCGCGGTGGCGTGGAGCCACGAGCTGCTGACCCCCGCGGAGCAGACGCTGTTCCGGCAGCTGGCGGTGTTTGCAGGCGGATGGACCCTGGAGGCGGCCGAGGCCGTCTGCACGGTCGACGGGGACGACGTGCTGGACCTGCTTGGTCGGCTGGTGCGGCAGTCGCTCGTGGTCGCAGAGGGGTCGCGGTTTCGGATGCTCGAGACCATTCGGGTCTACGCGGCGCAGCTGCTGGAGGAGGACGGCGGCGCCGCGACCGTGCGGGAGCGGCATGCCCGGTTCTTCACCGACCTGGCGGAGGCGATCGAGCCGGCGCTGCGCGGCGGCGAGCAGTCCCGCTCGCTCGCGTCCCTGCACGCCGAGGATGCGAACCTGCGGCTGGCGCTGGGGTGGGCCCGTGAGCATGCCCTGTCGGCGCCGGATGTCGGTCTGCGGCTGGCCGGCGCGCTCGGCTGGTACTGGTACGTCGGCCGCCAGGTCGACGGACGGGTGCAGCTGCGCGCGACCCTCGACGCCGTCGGTGCCGGCTCCCCCGCGGCTCGGGCACGCGCGTTGCAGGCGTTGTCGCTGGCGCTGCGGCCGGCGGGCTGCATCGTGCATCCCAGTGCGCACGCGGCAGCCGCCGCGGAAGAGAGCCGTGCGCTGTTCACGACCGTCGGGGACACGGCGCGCGCCGCGCTGTCGCAGCTTCTGACGGCGGTCGAGGCGGTCGCCGGGGCGGACGTCGAGCGTCACCTCGCCGCGGTGGCGGACGCCCGACGCGCCCTGCAGGCGTGTGGTGACCCGTGGGGTGTGGCGCTGGCGGACTTCGTCGAGACCGAGATCGTGCTGTACCACGGATCGACGGCGCAGGCGCTGGCGCTCGGCCGGAGGGCGGCCAAGGCGTTCGACGCCCTCGCCGACACCTGGGGGCGCTCGGCGGTGCGCCTGCACCTCGGCGTCGGTCTGCGCCTGGCGGGACGCTGTGACGAGGCCGACGTCATGCTGCACGAGGCGGTGCGGCTCACACGGGATCGCGGGCTGCCCAACAACCTGGCACGGTCACTGATCGAGCTCGGCGAGACCGCGCTGCACCGCGGCAACCCGACCGAAGCCGACCGCTGGCTGGGGCACGGTGAGCGGATCGCCCGCGACCTGGCCGACGAGTCGATGCTGGCCCTCGTCGCGCTGGCTCGTGGCACCGCTGCACGGTTGCGCGACGACCCCGAGGTGGCGCGGCTGCCGTACGCCGACGCACTCGACCGCTGTGAACGCAACCACGTGCCGCGCGGCGTCGCCCGCGCGTTGGCGGGCATCGCGGCCGCGGCACTGGACGAGGGACGGGCCGACGACGCCGTCGCGACGCACCTCGGCCGCGCTGGCGACATCGCCGAGCAGATCGGCGACGCGCTGCTCCGTGCCACCGTCCTCGAACAGCTCGCGCGGCTGGCGGCGCTGCGCGGCGACGACGACGCGCGCGCACGGTGCCTCGCGGACGCGGCCGACCTGCGCGCGCGGCACAGCCGCCCGCGCGCAGCGGTCGACGAGCGCGACACGCAGCGGATGGTCACCACCACGAGCTGA
- a CDS encoding MFS transporter, whose amino-acid sequence MRTTADNEATEKTADTPQEDGRARRRRVRRMLDEWRPSAVTLGAPAFPLAVLFGLNAVDELDRAAFAVLLPDIRTHFALSDAAVLGLVGATTIAIVLIELPLSFVADRANRVRIATAGAALWALFSLGTGLAASVAMLVATRIGAGGGKAVVTPTHSSLLSDYYEPAARVKVFAAHRLASSAGQVAGPVLAGLLASALGWRAPFLVFALPTVILVVLALRLREPVRGVHERRAAGADEVTAQLEEAAEGVWSTMRVLWRVRTVRRIWAAAPFLGIALFGVPNLLSLVYEDVFGLTAAHRGFVAAGVEPLQIVGIFAAMPVVARISRNRPGFLLAFVAVVGIADGLLLVILAYAPHVALAVAAHALLAASIGTLVPAFLALVSLVAPPRVRSVAFSTMSLFAIPGLAVFLPMIGAVSDALGIQASMLVLVPVSIVAGLLVASASRFVADDIDAARSDSLARALGAAPANP is encoded by the coding sequence ATGCGCACCACAGCGGACAACGAGGCGACCGAGAAGACCGCCGACACCCCGCAGGAGGACGGTCGGGCCAGGAGACGCCGCGTCCGTCGCATGCTCGACGAGTGGCGGCCGTCGGCCGTCACGCTCGGCGCACCGGCGTTCCCACTCGCCGTGCTGTTCGGGCTGAACGCGGTCGACGAACTCGACCGCGCCGCCTTCGCGGTGCTCCTTCCCGACATCCGGACGCACTTCGCGCTGAGTGACGCCGCCGTGCTGGGGCTTGTGGGCGCCACCACGATCGCGATCGTGCTGATCGAGCTGCCGCTGTCGTTCGTCGCCGACCGGGCGAACCGGGTCCGGATCGCCACGGCGGGCGCGGCCCTGTGGGCCCTGTTCTCCCTCGGGACGGGCCTCGCCGCGTCGGTGGCGATGCTCGTCGCGACCCGCATCGGCGCCGGCGGCGGCAAGGCGGTCGTGACCCCGACCCACTCGTCGTTGCTGTCCGACTACTACGAACCGGCTGCGCGGGTCAAGGTCTTCGCCGCACACCGGCTCGCGAGCTCCGCCGGTCAGGTCGCCGGTCCCGTGCTGGCGGGCCTGCTCGCGTCCGCGCTCGGGTGGCGTGCGCCGTTCCTGGTGTTCGCGCTGCCCACGGTCATCCTCGTCGTCCTCGCCCTGCGGCTGCGTGAGCCGGTCCGCGGCGTGCACGAGCGGCGGGCTGCGGGGGCCGACGAGGTCACCGCGCAGCTGGAGGAAGCCGCCGAGGGCGTGTGGTCGACGATGCGCGTGCTGTGGCGGGTGCGGACGGTGCGGCGGATCTGGGCCGCGGCGCCGTTCCTCGGCATCGCGCTGTTCGGCGTGCCGAACCTGCTGTCGCTGGTCTACGAGGACGTCTTCGGTCTCACTGCGGCGCACCGCGGCTTCGTCGCCGCGGGCGTGGAGCCACTGCAGATCGTCGGGATCTTCGCGGCCATGCCCGTCGTCGCCCGGATCTCACGGAACCGGCCAGGGTTCCTGCTGGCATTCGTCGCCGTGGTGGGCATCGCCGACGGGTTGCTCCTCGTGATCCTCGCGTATGCCCCGCACGTGGCCCTGGCCGTCGCCGCCCACGCCCTGCTGGCTGCGAGCATCGGCACCCTGGTGCCGGCGTTCCTTGCTCTGGTCTCGCTGGTCGCGCCGCCGCGGGTGCGGTCCGTGGCGTTCTCCACCATGTCGCTGTTCGCCATCCCTGGGCTCGCGGTCTTCCTGCCGATGATCGGCGCCGTGTCGGACGCCCTCGGGATCCAGGCGAGCATGCTGGTCCTGGTGCCTGTGTCCATCGTCGCGGGACTGCTCGTGGCGTCGGCATCGCGCTTCGTGGCCGATGACATCGACGCCGCGCGGTCGGATTCTCTGGCCCGCGCGCTGGGTGCGGCGCCCGCGAACCCGTGA
- a CDS encoding heavy metal translocating P-type ATPase, producing MRPTNAPTNDIATHTRAPDRHDAHRDKMATHDAVTTASAATHRMPPGPHAGAHGGHAGHRDTTHGGGHDDHAATFRDRFWWSLLLALPVVASSHQLQESFGYSLPEFAGSALVAPVLGTIVFGYGGWPFLVGGVAEARDRRPGMMLLIAMAITVAFLSSAAATLGLFDVGVWWELSLLIVIMLLGHWLEMRAVGQAQDALAALADLLSDEAERQDDDGTVRTVPLAALAVGDVVLVRTGGRAPVDGTVVAGAAALDESMLTGESTPVARGVGDRVGAASIATDGALRIRIDAVGDDTALAGIRRLVAQAQQSRSRTQVLADRAAALLFHVAVVSAVVTIVAWGLLGQPDAAVTRAMTVLIIACPHALGLAIPLVTSISTAKSARNGILITDRLALERMRTVDAVLFDKTGTLTRGRHVLSSAAAVDGVTDRVLALAAAAEADSEHPLARAIVAATTDRGITVPAASGFTSMTGRGVRATVDDTTVAVGGPALLSQQGLAPPAALAAQITRWQARGAAVLYVIADGAIAGALALEDEVRPESRDAVTALRTTGVTVAMLTGDAQQVADAAAADLGIDEVLAEVLPEDKDAAVTALQDRGHTVAMVGDGVNDAPALARADVGIAIGAGTDVAIGAAGIVLASDDPRGVLAVRRLPRASYRKMIQNLWWAAGYNLAAIPLAAGALAFTGVVLPMAAGAVLMTLSTVIVALNAQLLRRVDLHPA from the coding sequence ATGAGGCCCACCAACGCACCAACGAACGACATCGCGACGCACACCCGAGCGCCGGACCGCCACGACGCCCACCGGGACAAGATGGCGACCCACGACGCCGTCACGACCGCGTCGGCCGCAACGCACCGAATGCCGCCCGGTCCTCACGCCGGCGCGCACGGCGGCCATGCAGGTCACCGCGACACCACGCACGGTGGTGGGCACGACGACCACGCCGCGACGTTCAGGGACCGGTTCTGGTGGTCGCTGCTGCTCGCCCTGCCCGTCGTCGCGTCCAGCCACCAGCTGCAGGAATCGTTCGGCTACTCGCTGCCGGAGTTCGCCGGCTCCGCGCTCGTCGCGCCGGTCCTCGGGACCATCGTGTTCGGGTACGGCGGGTGGCCGTTCCTCGTGGGGGGCGTCGCCGAGGCGCGTGACCGCCGACCAGGGATGATGCTGCTGATCGCCATGGCGATCACCGTGGCGTTCCTGTCCAGCGCCGCCGCCACGCTCGGGTTGTTCGACGTGGGGGTCTGGTGGGAGCTGTCACTGCTGATCGTGATCATGCTCCTGGGACACTGGCTCGAGATGCGCGCGGTCGGCCAGGCCCAGGACGCGCTCGCGGCGCTGGCCGATCTGCTGTCCGACGAGGCCGAACGCCAGGACGACGACGGGACCGTGCGGACGGTGCCACTGGCCGCGCTGGCCGTCGGTGACGTGGTGCTGGTCCGCACCGGCGGCCGCGCACCGGTCGACGGCACAGTCGTCGCGGGTGCGGCGGCGCTGGACGAGTCGATGCTCACCGGCGAGTCCACCCCCGTCGCCCGCGGCGTCGGCGACCGGGTGGGCGCGGCCAGCATCGCCACGGACGGCGCACTGCGGATCCGCATCGACGCCGTCGGCGACGACACCGCGCTGGCGGGCATCCGACGGTTGGTCGCGCAGGCGCAGCAGTCACGGTCACGCACCCAGGTACTGGCCGACCGCGCCGCCGCGCTGCTGTTCCACGTCGCGGTCGTCAGCGCGGTGGTCACGATCGTCGCCTGGGGGCTGCTCGGCCAGCCCGACGCCGCCGTGACCCGCGCTATGACGGTGCTCATCATCGCCTGCCCTCACGCGCTCGGTCTGGCGATCCCGCTCGTCACGTCGATCTCGACCGCGAAGTCGGCGCGCAACGGCATCCTGATCACCGACCGGCTCGCGTTGGAGCGCATGCGCACGGTCGACGCGGTGCTGTTCGACAAGACCGGCACGCTTACGCGGGGGCGACACGTGCTGTCCAGCGCCGCGGCGGTTGACGGCGTCACCGACCGTGTGCTGGCACTGGCCGCCGCAGCCGAGGCCGACAGCGAACACCCGCTGGCGCGGGCGATCGTCGCCGCCACCACCGACCGCGGCATCACCGTGCCGGCGGCCTCGGGGTTCACCTCGATGACGGGCCGCGGCGTGCGGGCGACGGTGGACGACACGACCGTCGCCGTCGGTGGACCTGCGTTGCTGAGCCAACAGGGACTCGCGCCACCGGCCGCCCTGGCCGCGCAGATCACGCGGTGGCAGGCACGTGGTGCCGCGGTGCTGTACGTCATCGCCGACGGCGCCATCGCCGGTGCCCTGGCGCTGGAGGACGAGGTCCGCCCGGAGAGCCGCGACGCGGTCACCGCGCTGCGCACAACAGGCGTGACGGTCGCGATGCTCACCGGTGACGCGCAGCAGGTGGCCGACGCGGCCGCCGCGGACCTGGGCATCGACGAGGTCCTCGCCGAGGTGCTCCCCGAGGACAAGGACGCCGCGGTCACCGCCCTGCAGGACCGCGGCCACACCGTCGCAATGGTCGGCGACGGCGTCAACGACGCACCAGCGCTGGCGCGTGCCGACGTCGGCATCGCCATCGGCGCCGGCACCGACGTGGCGATCGGTGCTGCCGGCATCGTGCTCGCCTCCGACGACCCCCGCGGCGTCCTCGCCGTCCGCCGGCTCCCACGCGCCAGCTACCGCAAGATGATCCAGAACCTGTGGTGGGCCGCCGGTTACAACCTCGCCGCCATCCCACTCGCCGCCGGCGCGCTCGCCTTCACCGGCGTCGTGCTTCCCATGGCGGCCGGCGCCGTCCTCATGACCCTGTCGACCGTCATCGTCGCACTCAACGCCCAACTGCTGCGCCGCGTCGACCTCCACCCCGCCTGA
- a CDS encoding heavy metal-associated domain-containing protein yields MAVDVLELVVPGLRCRDDVRVVSRAIQDLDVVTVEIDAATARVVVRGEVPVQAVREAIEQAGYEVSSWW; encoded by the coding sequence ATGGCGGTCGACGTGCTGGAGTTGGTCGTTCCCGGGCTCCGGTGCCGCGACGACGTGCGTGTCGTCAGTCGCGCGATCCAGGATCTCGACGTCGTGACCGTGGAGATCGATGCGGCGACCGCGCGCGTTGTCGTGCGCGGCGAGGTCCCCGTCCAGGCGGTTCGAGAGGCGATCGAGCAGGCTGGGTACGAGGTCAGCTCGTGGTGGTGA